Proteins found in one Haloferax litoreum genomic segment:
- a CDS encoding rhodanese-like domain-containing protein: MNNSEIEDVLRELPPSSKFIYNTLLRMGSMTLKGLTEETLLSSRTTRYGLTQLEEAGLVESSPALHDGRQSCYSIAYGAVGGDRTEFARGALVDPEWVRQRLDAFEADDPELRLVEVTDSYDEGHVRGAVHLDPSEDFLDVDTASIPGTETLEPVLGELGITPDSTVVLYSDGLNEYASLVYWTLKYYRHMDVRLLDGGKSYWVDAGFPTTHDVPVVSEVAYTAQNPHERIRAYRRDVQAALSRDVTIVDVRSPEEYRGETAGGADARVAGRVPNTVNVEWTQMVGDAGRFKGRGALEQEFAEMDLDEDDEVIVYCNVGERSALVWFVLSELLGYQAVSNYDGSWTEWGNMVGAPIRTGDPSENE, translated from the coding sequence ATGAACAACTCTGAGATAGAAGACGTCCTCCGAGAGTTGCCGCCGAGTTCGAAGTTCATCTACAATACGCTCCTTCGGATGGGGTCGATGACGCTGAAAGGACTCACCGAAGAGACGCTCCTCTCGTCGCGCACGACGCGCTACGGACTCACGCAACTCGAAGAAGCGGGTCTGGTCGAGTCGTCGCCGGCGCTCCACGACGGCCGACAATCCTGTTACAGTATCGCCTACGGCGCAGTCGGAGGCGACAGAACGGAGTTCGCCCGCGGTGCGCTCGTCGACCCCGAGTGGGTCCGGCAGCGTCTCGACGCGTTCGAGGCGGACGACCCCGAACTTAGACTCGTCGAGGTCACCGACTCCTACGACGAGGGCCACGTCCGTGGTGCGGTTCACCTCGACCCGAGCGAAGACTTCCTCGACGTCGATACGGCGAGTATTCCGGGAACCGAGACGCTCGAACCCGTCCTCGGCGAACTGGGTATCACACCCGACAGTACCGTCGTCCTCTACAGCGACGGGTTGAACGAGTACGCTTCGCTCGTCTACTGGACGCTCAAGTATTACAGACACATGGACGTGCGACTCCTCGACGGCGGGAAGTCGTACTGGGTCGACGCGGGGTTCCCGACGACGCACGACGTGCCTGTCGTCTCGGAGGTGGCATACACGGCGCAGAACCCTCACGAGCGCATTCGGGCGTATCGGCGCGACGTGCAAGCGGCGCTCTCCCGAGACGTGACCATCGTGGACGTTCGCTCGCCCGAAGAGTACCGCGGCGAGACGGCAGGGGGGGCAGATGCTCGCGTCGCCGGCCGGGTTCCCAACACGGTCAACGTGGAGTGGACGCAGATGGTCGGCGATGCGGGTCGGTTCAAAGGTCGCGGCGCACTCGAACAGGAGTTCGCCGAGATGGACCTCGACGAAGACGATGAGGTCATCGTCTACTGTAACGTCGGCGAACGCTCGGCACTTGTGTGGTTCGTCCTCTCTGAACTCCTCGGCTATCAGGCCGTCTCGAACTACGACGGGTCGTGGACGGAGTGGGGCAACATGGTTGGCGCACCGATACGTACCGGCGACCCCTCAGAAAACGAGTAA
- a CDS encoding DUF1641 domain-containing protein codes for MASENQALDGMVDADSDTEVLAQAIERNADELAELLELMVTAQDLAADLTPELRETVRENREPIRELRIAFEREETLRLFQKVGDEADTLVELLDVLAVSQRVADELVPGVLDAVRENRDVVERLRFALEREETIVLVERLGENMETFVELVDLLDATTDLAEELVPGVLDATRENRHAIEDLRMAAAGFADGYADHDVDMYELGHNAANVVALTETLGDPQVTEALEATLGAFADDDPKPVGLFGLLGALFDADVRRALGRLVAAARALGRVGRE; via the coding sequence ATGGCATCCGAAAATCAGGCGCTCGACGGGATGGTCGACGCCGACAGCGACACCGAAGTCCTCGCGCAGGCTATCGAGCGGAACGCCGACGAACTGGCCGAACTGCTGGAGTTGATGGTCACGGCGCAGGACCTCGCGGCGGACCTCACGCCCGAACTTCGCGAGACGGTCCGCGAAAACCGCGAACCCATCCGTGAACTCCGAATCGCCTTCGAGCGCGAAGAGACGCTGCGACTCTTCCAGAAAGTCGGCGACGAGGCCGACACACTCGTCGAACTCCTCGACGTGCTCGCAGTGTCGCAACGCGTCGCGGACGAACTCGTCCCCGGCGTCCTCGACGCCGTTCGAGAGAACCGCGACGTCGTCGAACGACTCCGATTCGCCCTCGAACGCGAGGAGACCATCGTCCTCGTCGAACGACTCGGCGAGAATATGGAGACGTTCGTCGAACTCGTCGACTTGCTCGACGCGACGACGGACCTCGCCGAAGAACTCGTCCCCGGCGTCCTCGACGCGACGCGGGAGAACCGCCACGCCATCGAGGACCTCCGGATGGCCGCCGCCGGATTTGCCGACGGCTACGCCGACCACGACGTGGACATGTACGAACTCGGCCACAACGCGGCAAACGTGGTCGCACTCACCGAGACGCTCGGCGACCCACAGGTCACGGAGGCACTCGAAGCGACACTCGGCGCGTTCGCCGACGACGACCCGAAACCAGTCGGTCTCTTCGGACTCCTCGGCGCACTCTTCGACGCCGACGTTCGTCGCGCACTCGGGAGACTCGTCGCCGCCGCCCGCGCACTCGGACGCGTGGGGCGCGAGTAG
- a CDS encoding NAD(P)/FAD-dependent oxidoreductase has protein sequence MSMEHIVVLGAGAGGAMTANILRRKLDRSDVRISIVDKSSDHVYQPSFYLIPFGYMEPEDQFRDVRDVMQSGVEFVEDEVVGIDPDAQEVNLDAAEDDLTYDYLVVSLGHRLAPETIPGMAEGWEQTDAVYPYYHYEAAVAMREALEDFDGGTFVVTVPDTPIKCGGAPMKMTMLAEDYFQRQGIRDDVDVVMTKPGDAIFGVSPYREKLEEIYEDRDIEFKPNFTVSEVDHENQVIHSAEGDELDYDLYAPVSPQYGQPAVTENSPLTEGDEENDGEYITVDDYTLQHTEYDNVFALGDADDTPKSRTAAAARKQAHVVADNLSSLVEGGRMTKEYSGYAACPLLTKKGKAMVAEFDYEESISAPVESRMNWIMDINVLPAFYWNAWMRGYDPLP, from the coding sequence ATGTCTATGGAGCACATTGTCGTGCTAGGGGCTGGTGCTGGCGGAGCGATGACGGCAAACATCCTCCGTCGGAAACTCGACCGCTCCGACGTCCGTATCAGTATCGTCGACAAGAGCAGCGACCACGTCTACCAACCGTCGTTCTACCTGATTCCGTTCGGGTACATGGAACCGGAAGACCAGTTCCGCGACGTTCGCGACGTGATGCAGTCGGGCGTCGAGTTCGTCGAGGACGAAGTCGTCGGCATCGACCCGGATGCTCAGGAAGTCAATCTGGACGCCGCCGAAGACGACCTCACGTACGATTACCTCGTCGTCTCGCTCGGCCACCGACTGGCCCCCGAGACCATCCCCGGCATGGCAGAGGGGTGGGAACAGACCGACGCGGTGTATCCGTACTACCACTACGAGGCCGCGGTGGCGATGCGCGAGGCACTCGAAGACTTCGACGGCGGGACGTTCGTCGTGACCGTCCCCGACACTCCCATCAAGTGCGGCGGCGCGCCGATGAAGATGACCATGCTGGCGGAAGATTACTTCCAGCGACAGGGTATCCGCGACGACGTCGACGTCGTGATGACCAAACCCGGCGATGCCATCTTCGGCGTCTCACCTTACCGCGAGAAACTCGAAGAGATATACGAGGACCGCGACATCGAGTTCAAACCGAACTTCACCGTCTCCGAAGTCGACCACGAGAATCAGGTCATCCACTCGGCAGAAGGCGACGAACTCGACTACGACCTGTACGCTCCCGTCTCGCCTCAGTACGGCCAACCCGCAGTCACCGAGAACTCGCCGCTGACCGAAGGTGACGAAGAGAACGACGGCGAGTACATCACCGTCGACGACTACACCCTGCAACACACCGAGTACGACAACGTGTTCGCCCTCGGTGACGCCGACGACACGCCCAAGTCGCGCACCGCCGCTGCCGCCCGCAAGCAGGCCCACGTCGTCGCCGACAACCTTTCGTCGCTCGTCGAAGGCGGACGGATGACGAAGGAGTACAGCGGATACGCGGCGTGTCCGCTCCTCACGAAGAAGGGCAAGGCGATGGTCGCAGAGTTCGACTACGAGGAGAGCATCTCCGCTCCGGTCGAGAGTCGGATGAACTGGATAATGGACATCAACGTCCTGCCCGCGTTCTACTGGAACGCCTGGATGCGCGGGTACGACCCCCTCCCCTGA
- a CDS encoding aldo/keto reductase: MDYTTFGSTGTTVSELCLGCMSFGTDWDDWTLGREESRELIERAIELGINFFDTANVYSYGESEEILGEVLAEYDRDEMVVATKVYGQMRDDDPNSGGLSRKAIEQELDNSLDRLGMDTIDLYQIHRWDYDTPIEQTLRALDDAVRRGKVRHVGASSMWAYQFADALYTSDRLGLERFVSMQNLYNLAYREEEREMLPLCAKEDVAVMPWSPLAAGFLTRPHEEFESTTRGEHEADVGRPYEEGGGPAVNERVQELAEEKDVKMAQIALAWQVHKDWVTTPIVGTSSIEHLEDAVEALDIKLSSSDIDYLEEPYQSVRVSGHE; this comes from the coding sequence ATGGACTACACGACGTTCGGGTCGACCGGAACCACCGTGAGCGAACTCTGCCTCGGGTGTATGAGCTTCGGGACCGACTGGGACGACTGGACACTCGGCCGCGAAGAGAGTCGCGAACTCATCGAGCGCGCAATCGAACTCGGTATCAACTTCTTCGACACGGCGAACGTGTACTCGTACGGCGAGTCCGAGGAGATTCTCGGCGAGGTGCTCGCGGAGTACGACCGCGACGAGATGGTCGTCGCCACGAAAGTCTACGGGCAGATGCGCGACGACGACCCGAACTCGGGCGGCCTCTCGCGGAAGGCCATCGAGCAGGAACTCGACAACTCACTCGACAGACTCGGGATGGACACAATCGACCTCTACCAGATTCACCGCTGGGATTACGACACGCCAATCGAGCAGACACTCCGCGCCCTCGACGACGCGGTCCGTCGCGGCAAAGTCCGGCACGTCGGCGCGTCGTCGATGTGGGCCTACCAGTTCGCCGACGCACTCTACACGTCTGACCGACTCGGTCTCGAACGGTTCGTCTCCATGCAGAACCTCTACAACCTCGCGTACCGGGAAGAAGAGCGAGAGATGCTCCCGCTCTGTGCGAAGGAGGACGTCGCCGTGATGCCGTGGAGTCCGCTGGCCGCCGGGTTCCTCACGCGTCCACACGAGGAGTTCGAATCGACGACTCGGGGCGAACACGAAGCAGATGTCGGCCGCCCATACGAGGAAGGCGGCGGCCCCGCTGTGAACGAACGTGTGCAGGAACTCGCCGAGGAGAAGGACGTGAAGATGGCCCAAATCGCCCTCGCCTGGCAGGTCCACAAAGACTGGGTCACGACGCCAATCGTCGGCACGTCGAGCATCGAACACCTCGAAGACGCCGTCGAAGCCCTCGACATCAAACTCTCGTCGTCCGACATCGACTACCTCGAAGAACCCTACCAATCGGTTCGCGTTTCGGGACACGAGTAA
- a CDS encoding ion transporter: protein MAGHASTGHGDTPRDVVRFYLLDHRTIVGKAIDIALLVLNLVFVGVFVLETYPFSARLQETFWRIEVAISLVFLAEYILRVYGAKSRVGEIFNAYSMVDLLAILPTLAVMISPFPVVAANIGFLRAIRVVRVLRFYRFTQDEEFFFGTVTVGTLRVMKLLLTVLTIFFVAAGMFYSFEFRVNPGVATFGDAFYFVVVALTTVGFGDIVPVTQGGRWVTVAAILAGIILIPWQASKIVKEWAHKDQVNVVCESCGLEYHDPDASHCKSCGHVIYQEYDSRE from the coding sequence ATGGCGGGTCACGCGTCTACCGGTCACGGCGACACACCGAGAGACGTCGTCAGGTTCTATCTCCTCGACCATCGGACCATCGTTGGGAAAGCAATCGACATCGCTCTTCTCGTGCTCAACCTCGTGTTCGTGGGAGTGTTCGTCCTCGAGACGTACCCGTTTTCGGCGCGACTCCAAGAGACGTTCTGGCGTATCGAAGTCGCCATCTCGCTCGTCTTCCTCGCGGAGTACATCCTCAGAGTGTACGGGGCGAAGAGTCGGGTCGGCGAGATTTTCAACGCGTACTCGATGGTGGACTTGCTGGCGATTCTGCCGACACTCGCCGTCATGATATCTCCGTTCCCCGTCGTCGCGGCCAACATCGGGTTCCTCCGCGCGATTCGGGTGGTCCGTGTCCTTCGGTTCTACCGCTTCACACAGGATGAAGAGTTCTTCTTCGGAACAGTCACGGTCGGCACGCTTCGCGTCATGAAGTTACTGTTGACCGTGTTGACCATCTTCTTCGTCGCCGCGGGCATGTTCTACTCGTTCGAATTCCGGGTGAATCCGGGTGTCGCCACGTTCGGTGACGCGTTCTACTTCGTCGTCGTCGCTCTCACGACGGTCGGATTCGGTGACATCGTCCCCGTCACACAGGGCGGCAGGTGGGTCACCGTCGCTGCAATCTTGGCGGGTATCATCCTCATCCCATGGCAGGCGAGTAAAATCGTCAAAGAGTGGGCGCACAAAGACCAGGTCAACGTCGTCTGCGAGAGTTGCGGACTGGAGTACCACGACCCCGATGCGTCGCACTGCAAGTCGTGCGGCCACGTCATCTACCAAGAGTACGACTCACGGGAGTGA
- a CDS encoding methyl-accepting chemotaxis protein, whose amino-acid sequence MIPSSTVSRAVRKTYARKFFTAVVLAMVVMAGVGAVTYTKVQESLDDQVEQQLTSTAELQADGLESWISSKRLETRTTSAAWQLQLGNQQAASSYLFQRSSELGQDDLTAIHYVDFTTGEIEESTASSLEGKTVAEAGLPWGDIEQNVNPEPNLVYVSSETFSSPVDGEQSFALASKPPENAESVVVVTVGLPARVAQTEQTMAGSQTTLYESDGSEIVSTAKNGSVPAAASDLDANGTALEQTDDAVVAYTTLDGVDWTLSTAVPTSSAYSVRDSVGSGLLVTILTAIGALGAVALVVGRRTTRTLGELTTRAEEMANGDLDADLETDRIDEFGTLYRSFDEMRVSLRQNLREAEDLNAHLESKAEAYRRVMERCAEGDIACRMDPDSESEAMADIARTYNQTMDELGTVIADAQTFSESVAEASEETSASVGDVNEASEAVTESMTTILDDVVEQDDHLDDVTERMNDFSATIQQVSASAAEVADRADAAVDRGEYGRDAAAEAVAELRTIETATENTVEQVEELETVIGDIESVVDFIDQIASQTHILALNASIEAARAGEAGDGFAVVADEVKQLAEETQDATGQIGSSIERVREQTEATATDIRETQTRVGEGSETIEEAMGAIDTIVDDVEETADGIQEIRRATERQARATSEVVAMVEDVSEISERTSAGARDAVGATEEQTASLSDVSERVDRLAERAGELRLALDRFDVAGDTVEPVDIDVDDAALVVSDASDAPSTDSPDDVETTNASPNDTDDTAVEPKAEADGGIESTDGDRTER is encoded by the coding sequence GTGATACCCTCGTCGACCGTTTCGCGGGCGGTCCGGAAGACGTACGCACGCAAGTTCTTCACGGCGGTGGTCCTCGCGATGGTCGTCATGGCGGGCGTCGGTGCTGTCACCTACACGAAGGTACAGGAGTCGCTGGACGACCAGGTCGAACAGCAACTCACGTCGACTGCGGAACTTCAAGCGGATGGGCTCGAGTCGTGGATATCGAGTAAACGGTTGGAGACGCGAACCACGTCTGCGGCGTGGCAACTCCAACTCGGGAACCAGCAGGCGGCGAGTAGTTACCTCTTCCAGCGGAGTTCGGAACTCGGACAGGACGATTTGACGGCGATACACTACGTCGACTTCACCACGGGTGAAATCGAAGAGAGCACGGCCAGTTCGTTGGAAGGAAAGACTGTCGCCGAAGCGGGACTCCCGTGGGGCGACATCGAACAGAACGTCAACCCGGAACCGAACCTCGTCTACGTCTCGTCGGAGACGTTCTCGTCACCTGTCGACGGCGAGCAGTCGTTCGCACTGGCGAGCAAACCGCCAGAAAATGCCGAGTCTGTCGTGGTCGTCACCGTCGGTCTCCCGGCGCGCGTCGCCCAGACAGAACAGACGATGGCCGGAAGCCAAACGACCCTGTACGAGTCCGATGGGTCGGAAATCGTCTCCACGGCGAAGAACGGGAGTGTACCGGCCGCCGCTTCTGACCTCGACGCGAACGGTACGGCACTCGAACAGACAGACGACGCCGTCGTCGCGTACACGACTCTCGACGGTGTCGACTGGACACTCTCGACGGCGGTTCCGACGTCGAGCGCCTACAGTGTCCGCGATAGCGTCGGAAGCGGTCTCCTCGTGACGATTCTCACCGCGATTGGCGCACTCGGTGCCGTCGCACTCGTCGTCGGTCGGCGCACGACACGAACACTCGGCGAGTTGACGACGCGGGCCGAAGAGATGGCGAACGGTGACCTCGACGCGGACCTCGAGACGGACCGAATCGACGAGTTCGGGACGTTGTATCGTTCGTTCGACGAGATGCGTGTGTCCCTCCGACAGAATCTCCGCGAAGCAGAGGACCTGAACGCACACCTCGAATCGAAGGCCGAAGCGTACCGGAGAGTCATGGAACGGTGTGCCGAGGGGGACATCGCGTGTCGGATGGACCCCGACTCCGAGAGTGAGGCGATGGCAGACATCGCGCGGACCTACAACCAGACGATGGACGAACTCGGGACGGTCATCGCCGACGCACAGACGTTCAGCGAGTCGGTCGCCGAAGCGAGCGAAGAGACCAGCGCCAGCGTCGGAGACGTGAACGAGGCCAGTGAAGCGGTCACGGAGTCGATGACGACTATCCTCGACGACGTGGTCGAACAAGACGACCACCTCGACGACGTGACAGAGCGGATGAACGACTTCTCGGCGACGATTCAACAAGTGAGTGCGTCCGCCGCGGAAGTCGCAGACCGTGCCGACGCGGCGGTCGACCGCGGTGAATACGGGCGGGACGCCGCCGCCGAAGCGGTTGCGGAACTTCGAACTATCGAGACGGCCACCGAGAACACCGTCGAACAGGTCGAAGAACTCGAGACTGTCATCGGAGACATCGAGTCTGTCGTCGACTTCATCGACCAAATCGCCTCACAGACACACATTCTCGCACTGAACGCGTCGATAGAAGCGGCCCGTGCGGGCGAGGCGGGCGACGGTTTCGCCGTCGTCGCCGACGAAGTCAAACAACTTGCAGAGGAGACGCAAGATGCGACCGGTCAGATTGGGTCGTCTATCGAGCGAGTCCGTGAACAGACCGAGGCGACGGCGACCGATATCCGCGAGACACAGACCCGCGTCGGCGAGGGCTCAGAGACTATCGAGGAGGCGATGGGTGCTATCGACACCATCGTGGACGACGTCGAAGAGACTGCCGACGGTATCCAGGAGATTCGACGAGCGACTGAACGGCAGGCCCGCGCGACGAGTGAAGTCGTCGCCATGGTCGAAGACGTCTCCGAGATTAGCGAACGAACCAGTGCGGGTGCACGAGACGCCGTCGGGGCGACAGAGGAACAGACCGCGTCGCTGTCGGACGTCTCTGAGCGTGTCGACCGTCTCGCCGAACGCGCCGGTGAGCTCCGTCTCGCCCTCGATAGATTCGACGTGGCCGGTGACACAGTCGAACCCGTCGATATCGACGTAGACGACGCGGCCCTCGTGGTCTCCGACGCGTCTGACGCCCCGTCCACCGACTCACCGGACGACGTCGAGACGACGAACGCGTCCCCCAACGACACTGACGACACGGCTGTCGAACCGAAAGCAGAGGCAGACGGCGGCATCGAGTCCACCGACGGAGACAGGACGGAGAGATGA
- a CDS encoding cold-shock protein encodes MAKGNVDFFNDTGGYGFISTDDADDDVFFHMEDIGGPDLEEDQEVEFSIESSPKGPRAANLTRL; translated from the coding sequence ATGGCGAAAGGAAACGTTGATTTCTTCAACGACACTGGCGGCTACGGTTTCATCTCGACGGACGACGCGGACGACGACGTGTTCTTCCACATGGAAGACATCGGCGGCCCGGACCTCGAAGAGGACCAAGAAGTGGAGTTCAGCATCGAATCGTCCCCCAAGGGACCTCGCGCAGCGAACCTGACGCGCCTGTAA
- a CDS encoding DsrE family protein, with protein MHLGLIIETNEPERIWNAFRLANTALDEGNLVEVFLLGDGVEAPDIETETYNPHGVIRQFLQNGGELFACGTCLDSRGLEASELRPRSAMSDLLGIVEHTDKVVSIG; from the coding sequence ATGCACCTTGGGCTCATCATCGAGACGAACGAACCAGAACGAATCTGGAACGCGTTCCGACTGGCTAACACGGCGCTCGACGAAGGCAACCTCGTCGAAGTGTTCCTTCTGGGAGACGGTGTCGAAGCGCCGGACATCGAGACAGAGACGTACAACCCACACGGCGTGATACGGCAGTTCCTCCAGAACGGCGGTGAACTGTTCGCCTGTGGGACGTGTCTCGATTCACGAGGCCTCGAAGCGAGTGAACTCCGCCCTCGGTCGGCGATGAGCGACTTGCTCGGTATCGTCGAACACACGGACAAAGTCGTCTCGATTGGGTGA
- a CDS encoding flavodoxin domain-containing protein, translating into MVSILVAYGSGEGQTEKVADYVGEKLMERGHEATVRRVADEPDIDVSAFDAVLVGSPVNNRRHLPAVVEFVEKNREELASRPNGFFQLSLASIVPLRWAQSGAQEYVDDFVSNTGWHPDHVGRFAGAVTYSQYDPLERVLFKLVSAVTTGDTDTSRDYEYTDWDDVEAFAEAFANDVDARVTSRGAEKGETPGVKRASQVVAGAVLLVGAAGLAYWVAARRFTPAEC; encoded by the coding sequence ATGGTATCGATTCTTGTCGCGTACGGGTCGGGTGAGGGACAGACAGAGAAGGTTGCCGACTACGTCGGAGAGAAACTCATGGAACGAGGACACGAAGCCACCGTGAGACGCGTCGCTGACGAGCCAGATATCGACGTGAGCGCGTTCGACGCGGTGCTGGTCGGGTCGCCGGTCAACAACCGAAGACACCTGCCAGCAGTCGTCGAGTTCGTCGAGAAGAACCGAGAGGAACTCGCCAGTCGGCCGAACGGGTTCTTCCAGTTGTCGCTCGCGTCCATCGTCCCACTCAGGTGGGCGCAGAGTGGTGCACAGGAGTACGTCGACGACTTCGTGTCGAACACGGGATGGCACCCCGACCACGTCGGCCGCTTCGCCGGCGCGGTGACGTACTCGCAATACGACCCACTGGAACGCGTGCTGTTCAAACTCGTCTCGGCGGTGACGACTGGCGACACGGACACCTCCCGTGACTACGAGTACACCGACTGGGACGACGTGGAAGCGTTCGCGGAGGCGTTCGCGAACGACGTGGACGCGCGTGTCACCAGTCGCGGTGCCGAGAAGGGAGAGACGCCCGGAGTAAAGCGTGCTTCGCAAGTCGTTGCTGGCGCTGTGCTCCTCGTCGGCGCCGCGGGCCTCGCATACTGGGTTGCAGCACGTCGGTTCACACCAGCCGAGTGCTGA
- a CDS encoding carboxylate--amine ligase: METEISSSRRAVGTVVIPGIAAPSSVACVRSLGRRGINTIVVSENPTAAAFSSKYCDEAVVTAPPTDTEAYRDELLALARRPDVRAIIPVREEDIYVLSRFKDEFAEHIGTPWPSFETLRRVQDRKELFEAAAEAGVPAPKTRLFDEWDDWDQRLIVKSRYNLVADEYLGSETGQQVSGRGTTQYVEQGETPVLDDLLATMNHVPIVQEYVPTTDEYGFFALYDDGEAVATFQHRQIRGYKYAGGPSSFRESVSIPELDAAGRRLLDHLEWDGLAMVEFLRDPETGEFKLMEINPRFWSSLPFTVQAGVDFPYYYWLLANGRRDEIDSSYRVGIAGHLIRGELLYLHSVLFDDFPLVERPSRLKAFADVAWSLVKHPRFDYLDFDDYRPFVRDLANGFVSQRRAANERPERVSVPPERDPQTRLLE; encoded by the coding sequence ATGGAGACAGAGATATCGAGCAGTCGTCGGGCAGTCGGAACCGTCGTGATTCCGGGAATCGCGGCCCCGAGTAGCGTCGCCTGTGTTCGCTCGCTCGGCCGGCGCGGAATCAACACCATCGTCGTCTCAGAGAACCCGACTGCGGCAGCTTTCTCCTCGAAATACTGCGACGAAGCGGTTGTCACTGCCCCGCCGACAGATACCGAAGCGTACCGTGACGAATTGCTGGCACTCGCGAGACGCCCGGACGTTCGTGCGATAATCCCCGTTCGTGAGGAAGACATCTACGTCCTCTCGCGGTTCAAAGACGAGTTCGCAGAACACATCGGGACGCCGTGGCCATCGTTCGAGACGCTTCGGCGCGTCCAAGACCGAAAAGAACTCTTCGAAGCGGCCGCCGAGGCGGGCGTCCCGGCCCCGAAAACGAGGCTGTTCGACGAGTGGGACGACTGGGACCAGCGACTCATCGTCAAGTCGCGGTACAACCTCGTCGCAGACGAGTATCTCGGGAGCGAAACCGGCCAACAGGTGTCTGGACGGGGCACCACGCAGTACGTCGAACAGGGCGAGACTCCCGTCCTCGACGACTTGCTCGCGACGATGAACCACGTCCCCATCGTGCAGGAGTACGTCCCGACGACCGACGAGTACGGGTTCTTCGCGCTCTACGACGACGGTGAGGCCGTCGCGACGTTCCAGCACCGGCAGATTCGCGGCTACAAGTACGCCGGTGGCCCGAGTTCGTTCCGCGAGTCGGTGTCTATCCCGGAACTGGACGCCGCGGGTCGCCGTCTCCTCGACCACCTCGAATGGGACGGGCTGGCGATGGTCGAGTTCCTCCGCGACCCGGAGACGGGCGAGTTCAAACTGATGGAGATCAACCCGCGCTTCTGGTCGTCGCTCCCGTTCACCGTACAGGCAGGCGTCGACTTCCCCTACTACTACTGGTTGCTCGCCAACGGCCGCCGCGACGAAATCGACTCGTCGTACCGAGTCGGCATCGCCGGGCACCTCATCAGGGGCGAACTGCTGTACCTTCACAGCGTCCTCTTCGACGACTTCCCGCTCGTCGAACGCCCGTCTCGACTGAAGGCGTTCGCCGACGTGGCGTGGTCACTCGTGAAGCATCCGCGGTTCGACTACCTCGACTTCGACGACTACCGGCCGTTCGTTCGAGACTTGGCAAATGGATTCGTCAGTCAGCGACGGGCAGCCAACGAACGACCAGAACGTGTATCCGTCCCACCGGAGCGAGACCCACAGACTCGCCTCCTCGAATAA
- a CDS encoding TIR domain-containing protein, translated as MSFRNNRIDSLSAKRRTEYRLFISHSWSYSNEYERMIGLLDDASYFKYKNYSIPSEKEIDADTDEELEEALREGQIKPSSVVVVLAGLYSTYSDWIGKEIRIAEEENKPILGVKPWGSQRTSDYVERHADKMVGWNTDSVVGGIRDLSP; from the coding sequence ATGTCATTCCGAAACAACCGAATTGACTCGCTAAGCGCGAAACGCCGGACAGAATATCGACTTTTCATCTCGCACTCATGGAGTTACAGCAATGAGTACGAACGAATGATTGGTCTGCTGGATGACGCGAGCTACTTCAAGTACAAGAATTACAGTATTCCTTCAGAGAAGGAAATTGATGCTGATACTGACGAGGAATTAGAAGAAGCACTTCGGGAGGGTCAGATAAAGCCATCATCTGTTGTCGTGGTACTCGCTGGGTTGTACTCGACGTATAGCGACTGGATTGGAAAGGAGATACGGATTGCCGAAGAAGAAAACAAACCCATTCTTGGTGTCAAACCTTGGGGTAGTCAACGGACTTCAGACTATGTTGAGCGCCATGCCGACAAAATGGTTGGATGGAATACCGACTCTGTTGTCGGAGGGATTCGTGATTTATCTCCATGA